From a single Fulvivirga ulvae genomic region:
- a CDS encoding LytR/AlgR family response regulator transcription factor: MRAIIIDDEENIRITIRNMLHVHCPEIKVVAEAEGVNSAVMQIERYMPDLVFLDVNIQGGTGFDLLKLVNHTAFKLIFITAYDEFALRAFKYSAVDYLLKPIDPEELEAAVSKAIDAHSINDQRHQFSLLLNSYKHTASSPQKIILKTTESIHLVSIPDIIRCEAQGNYTQFSLTHNRKILVSKTLKEYDELLSDHNFFRVHHSHLINIEFIERIDKREGGYVVLEDHSEIPISVRKRDQLFKILKI; this comes from the coding sequence ATGCGAGCAATTATAATTGACGATGAAGAAAATATCCGTATCACCATACGCAATATGCTGCATGTGCACTGTCCGGAAATAAAGGTAGTAGCAGAAGCGGAGGGTGTTAATTCGGCGGTAATGCAAATAGAAAGGTATATGCCTGATCTTGTATTTCTGGATGTAAATATCCAGGGAGGCACCGGCTTTGACCTGCTCAAGCTTGTAAACCATACGGCCTTTAAGCTGATCTTTATTACAGCATACGATGAATTTGCCCTCAGAGCTTTTAAATATAGCGCTGTGGATTACCTGCTAAAGCCTATTGACCCGGAAGAACTTGAAGCAGCTGTAAGTAAAGCAATAGATGCACATAGTATCAATGATCAGCGACACCAGTTCTCACTTTTGCTCAATTCATATAAACATACAGCTTCCTCGCCACAAAAGATCATTTTAAAAACAACAGAAAGTATCCACTTGGTGTCCATTCCTGACATTATACGGTGTGAAGCTCAGGGTAATTATACACAGTTTTCGCTGACTCATAACAGGAAAATATTGGTCTCAAAAACATTAAAGGAGTATGATGAGTTGCTATCTGATCACAACTTCTTCAGGGTGCACCACTCGCACTTAATCAATATCGAGTTTATAGAGCGGATAGATAAGCGCGAAGGAGGTTATGTTGTGTTGGAAGACCACTCCGAGATCCCTATATCCGTCCGCAAGCGCGATCAACTTTTTAAAATTTTAAAAATATAA
- a CDS encoding tyrosine-type recombinase/integrase, producing the protein MATISVILDTRNKKAKKFPIVIRLSHKGIPKMIPLGYKTSFEDWNNEKQRVKKSYPNSTRVNAQITSKFSAAESLIAMYDFNLKDMSVYQLAEIIKKEINETSTRNFPINEIRRTTLKEYGKKVAKVYREAKRFGMAKGMESAINVFTRYAGDVYLKDIDETMLMAYEAHCKGRGVKINGYGVQLRYIRRIYNLAIKDKSVEVTRNDYPFGPTGYSIQNARTQKRAIPIEYIRQIAKLPYEEGTTKWHTRNYILFSFFCRGMNFVDIAFLTRDKIVDGRLMYMRTKTKSRKNTKTLNVKLPKEALEILSYYLKEERPGNLVFPILEKFIHLEASLVYEIYNNRRATFNKRLNRIGEDVKLPLKLTSYVIRHTFATGSLKSGISTNVIGDMLGHTDYVSTEAYLADLENEVLDKAADSVFSLIPSE; encoded by the coding sequence ATGGCAACAATTTCAGTTATACTCGATACAAGAAACAAGAAAGCAAAAAAGTTTCCGATAGTAATAAGGCTGTCTCACAAGGGAATTCCTAAGATGATACCATTAGGCTACAAGACCTCTTTTGAAGATTGGAACAATGAAAAACAGAGGGTAAAAAAATCCTATCCAAACTCCACTAGGGTTAATGCTCAGATAACCTCAAAGTTCAGTGCTGCTGAAAGCTTAATTGCAATGTATGACTTTAACTTGAAGGACATGTCTGTTTATCAGCTAGCCGAGATTATAAAAAAAGAGATCAACGAAACTAGTACAAGAAACTTTCCTATTAACGAGATAAGACGAACTACTCTAAAAGAATATGGTAAAAAGGTAGCTAAAGTATATCGAGAGGCGAAAAGATTCGGAATGGCCAAGGGAATGGAGTCGGCAATCAACGTATTTACGAGATACGCCGGCGATGTCTATTTAAAAGATATAGATGAAACTATGTTGATGGCTTATGAAGCTCACTGCAAAGGGCGAGGAGTAAAAATTAATGGTTATGGTGTCCAACTTCGTTATATAAGACGAATCTATAATTTGGCAATCAAAGACAAAAGCGTCGAAGTCACCAGAAATGATTACCCGTTTGGACCTACTGGTTACTCTATTCAGAACGCAAGAACGCAGAAAAGAGCAATACCGATTGAATACATACGGCAAATTGCCAAACTTCCTTACGAGGAAGGCACAACTAAGTGGCATACTCGTAACTATATTTTGTTCTCTTTTTTCTGTAGAGGAATGAATTTTGTTGACATAGCTTTTTTGACAAGGGACAAAATAGTTGATGGCCGGCTAATGTATATGCGTACTAAAACCAAAAGTAGAAAGAATACGAAAACATTAAACGTAAAACTTCCAAAAGAGGCTTTGGAAATTTTATCATATTATTTAAAAGAAGAACGGCCTGGAAATCTAGTCTTCCCTATACTTGAAAAATTCATTCATCTTGAGGCAAGTTTGGTGTACGAAATCTATAATAATCGGCGTGCTACATTTAATAAGCGTCTTAACAGAATCGGAGAGGATGTTAAGTTACCACTAAAGCTTACAAGTTATGTAATAAGACACACATTCGCTACTGGAAGCTTAAAAAGTGGTATTTCAACAAATGTCATTGGTGATATGCTCGGCCATACTGATTACGTCTCTACAGAAGCGTATCTGGCTGATCTGGAAAATGAAGTTCTTGATAAAGCAGCGGATTCCGTTTTCTCTCTCATACCTAGTGAGTGA
- a CDS encoding sensor histidine kinase has product MKEFPVSDIVIAITAGSLLFFLLCAFIVAFTLVFIRKHQQHKFEKQQIKEQFSKNLLEAQLEIREQTLKHIGYELHDNLGQIASLIKINLSIIDLNAREKAEEKLDETKNLIRKLISDIKSLSVSLNSDHVVNTGLLEGLKDEIERIKRLGLHKVLFEGDAKNVRLDPNKTIILFRMSQEILNNTLKHSDATCISVGVALSGNFLKLTFKDDGVGFNIDKALKSGGSGLMNLKTRAKLIRADLQINSSVNTGTEIIINTPLANEADN; this is encoded by the coding sequence ATGAAAGAATTTCCTGTATCGGATATAGTTATTGCCATCACTGCTGGTTCATTATTGTTTTTTCTCCTATGCGCCTTTATTGTGGCATTCACACTTGTATTTATAAGAAAGCACCAACAACACAAATTTGAAAAGCAGCAAATTAAAGAGCAATTCTCAAAGAACCTGCTGGAGGCACAGCTTGAAATACGTGAACAGACACTAAAACACATTGGATATGAGTTGCACGACAATCTTGGACAGATAGCCAGTCTGATAAAGATTAACCTGAGTATCATAGACTTGAATGCTAGAGAAAAAGCCGAAGAAAAGCTGGATGAGACAAAAAACTTAATTAGAAAGCTGATATCAGATATTAAAAGTCTCAGTGTTTCATTGAACAGTGATCATGTAGTTAATACAGGATTATTAGAGGGTCTGAAAGATGAAATAGAGCGTATTAAAAGGCTCGGACTACATAAGGTTTTGTTCGAGGGTGACGCAAAAAATGTACGGCTTGATCCCAATAAAACAATTATACTTTTTCGCATGTCCCAGGAAATACTGAATAATACACTCAAACATAGTGACGCAACTTGTATATCCGTTGGGGTTGCTCTATCTGGTAATTTTCTTAAATTAACTTTTAAAGACGACGGTGTTGGTTTTAATATTGATAAAGCTCTCAAAAGTGGAGGATCAGGCCTCATGAACCTGAAGACACGGGCTAAATTGATACGTGCAGACCTACAAATAAATAGCAGTGTCAACACCGGAACCGAAATAATAATTAACACCCCTCTGGCCAATGAAGCAGACAATTAA
- a CDS encoding response regulator transcription factor yields MKQTIKLGLVDDHKLFRGGLRSLIESISDIYVVVFEADNGLDLQQKLDSQDPPDIILMDVNMPEMNGFETVEWLSQHFPDIRILVLSMIEKEETVVKMLKLGIKGYLCKDAEPSEFKEALASIYAKGYYYTDFVTGKLIHSLKNEGTQSNFYDINDREREFLKLACSEMTYNQIADQMCLSPKTVDGYRMSLFEKFNIKSRVGLVLWAIKNGVIEY; encoded by the coding sequence ATGAAGCAGACAATTAAGCTTGGTTTAGTAGATGACCACAAACTGTTCCGTGGTGGACTACGCAGTTTGATCGAATCCATTTCTGATATTTATGTTGTCGTCTTTGAAGCTGATAATGGTCTTGACCTGCAGCAAAAACTGGATAGCCAAGATCCTCCCGATATAATATTAATGGATGTTAATATGCCGGAAATGAACGGATTTGAGACGGTGGAATGGCTTTCTCAACACTTTCCTGACATTCGCATTTTGGTTTTGAGTATGATCGAAAAGGAGGAGACAGTAGTAAAAATGCTAAAGCTGGGTATTAAAGGTTATCTATGCAAAGATGCCGAGCCAAGTGAATTTAAAGAAGCCCTAGCTTCGATTTATGCTAAAGGTTATTACTATACCGATTTTGTTACGGGTAAATTGATCCATTCCTTAAAAAATGAAGGCACGCAAAGCAATTTTTACGACATCAATGATAGAGAAAGAGAGTTCCTCAAACTCGCCTGTTCGGAAATGACCTATAACCAGATTGCCGATCAGATGTGTCTCAGTCCTAAGACAGTAGACGGCTATCGAATGTCGCTTTTTGAGAAATTTAATATAAAAAGTAGAGTTGGACTTGTCTTGTGGGCGATCAAAAATGGGGTGATTGAATATTGA
- a CDS encoding PIN domain-containing protein, whose product MRFIFLDTNNWIHLSNGFNILSNKYDELHLKVFDIIERRTSDGSIVFLINDIVLEEWKRNKTTVESQIKNIRDKYNSYRKTLKAIKGFIQDEPKEFSMLESLLKKAYEEKLKKHKNHIKKVEKFLLEQTIKIPISDKCKIEATDLALLKKAPFIGDKKNSMADAVILLSSIEFINENHKHPLPEEVNGKDYFFPESFFVSSNKGDFSSPEQKEVIHPDLEPFLNKTNTEFYFTLRQLVDSLEERFLSDDEARFLEHIDERLFCKFCDSMNFPTVEFSEYFEVVDPNKEFIDEDQLALQFPGIDIETAAQDSLKSIMTKIRTAECTECGAEYMECTCGELTPIDEYNTTIECAAECGNMLIVHADIDRKGFIYQQGYEVIKAHRCNNCGHRVTSVNEAGLCEDCEEYDKIVNN is encoded by the coding sequence ATGAGGTTCATATTCTTAGATACTAATAATTGGATACACCTTTCAAATGGTTTTAACATTTTGTCCAATAAGTATGATGAACTTCATTTGAAGGTTTTTGACATTATAGAAAGACGTACTTCTGATGGGAGCATAGTTTTTTTAATCAATGACATAGTGCTGGAAGAATGGAAAAGAAATAAGACCACAGTCGAAAGCCAAATCAAAAATATTAGAGATAAATATAACTCATACAGGAAGACGCTTAAAGCCATTAAGGGATTTATTCAGGATGAGCCTAAGGAATTTTCTATGCTAGAGTCACTCTTGAAGAAGGCATATGAGGAGAAACTGAAAAAGCATAAGAACCACATTAAGAAAGTCGAAAAGTTCTTACTGGAACAAACGATTAAGATACCCATATCGGACAAGTGTAAAATTGAAGCAACCGACCTGGCACTCTTGAAAAAAGCTCCGTTTATCGGAGATAAGAAAAACAGCATGGCTGATGCTGTGATTTTATTAAGCTCTATTGAATTTATTAATGAGAATCACAAGCATCCTTTACCTGAGGAGGTAAATGGTAAAGACTATTTCTTTCCAGAATCATTTTTCGTGTCCAGCAATAAGGGAGATTTTTCATCACCCGAACAAAAAGAAGTTATTCATCCAGATTTGGAACCTTTCTTGAACAAAACAAATACCGAATTTTACTTCACATTACGTCAACTTGTTGATTCACTGGAAGAACGGTTTCTATCTGATGATGAAGCACGCTTCCTAGAGCACATAGATGAAAGGCTATTTTGTAAATTTTGTGACAGTATGAATTTTCCGACTGTTGAATTCTCTGAATACTTTGAAGTTGTTGATCCAAATAAGGAATTTATCGATGAAGATCAATTGGCCCTTCAATTTCCAGGTATCGATATTGAAACTGCAGCTCAAGATTCTCTAAAATCAATTATGACGAAAATAAGAACTGCTGAATGCACTGAGTGTGGTGCCGAATATATGGAATGTACTTGTGGTGAGCTGACACCCATAGACGAATACAATACCACTATAGAATGTGCTGCAGAATGTGGCAACATGCTGATTGTTCATGCAGACATTGATAGAAAAGGTTTCATTTATCAACAAGGGTATGAAGTTATTAAAGCACACAGATGCAATAACTGTGGGCACCGCGTAACATCTGTAAACGAGGCTGGACTTTGTGAGGATTGTGAGGAATATGATAAAATAGTTAATAATTGA
- a CDS encoding HamA C-terminal domain-containing protein, whose product MKELLSSTELLLNHIYWFHQDFGIQPQKEHIGSTINWTDISDRTHDFLTELITTVTHWVYNKQITKEIVNERLKETGGDHQNAYTFLTTQAFSKFRPGHPQGQFGELLLFNFIQYFFKAAPLLRKQRITTSIGHERFGADAIHYKKEGEDNVIYLGESKCYRSDYQFRKAFETSLDSIVTTVTNFNKELELYLYGDFIEPELEGIARDYKAGKLKNVKFELICLVAYNETENINGMTETEIKQSIKTVIENRCKSLGRECFDAVDEKILRRINYIIFPIWSLEQLLDAFQLRVGSTT is encoded by the coding sequence ATGAAAGAACTACTAAGTTCTACCGAACTACTGTTAAATCACATCTATTGGTTTCATCAGGATTTTGGTATTCAACCCCAAAAAGAGCATATTGGCTCTACTATTAACTGGACCGATATTAGCGACAGAACTCATGACTTCCTTACTGAGCTTATTACCACTGTAACTCACTGGGTCTATAACAAGCAGATTACAAAAGAAATAGTGAATGAGCGTCTTAAGGAAACTGGTGGAGACCACCAAAATGCTTACACATTCCTAACGACACAGGCGTTTTCAAAATTCCGCCCTGGACATCCCCAAGGACAGTTTGGTGAACTTCTATTATTTAACTTTATTCAATATTTCTTCAAAGCGGCACCTTTACTACGAAAGCAAAGAATTACCACTTCCATAGGCCATGAACGCTTTGGTGCAGATGCCATTCACTACAAAAAAGAAGGTGAGGATAATGTAATATATCTAGGTGAATCTAAATGTTATAGGAGTGATTATCAGTTTCGTAAAGCCTTTGAAACGTCACTGGATAGTATAGTTACCACTGTCACGAATTTCAATAAAGAATTAGAATTATACCTTTATGGCGACTTTATAGAACCAGAACTTGAAGGAATTGCAAGGGATTACAAAGCTGGTAAGTTAAAAAACGTAAAATTTGAACTTATTTGTTTGGTAGCTTATAATGAAACAGAGAATATAAATGGAATGACTGAAACTGAGATTAAGCAATCAATAAAAACCGTGATAGAAAATCGATGTAAAAGCTTGGGTAGGGAGTGCTTTGACGCTGTTGATGAAAAAATATTGAGGCGTATAAATTACATCATTTTTCCCATTTGGAGTTTAGAGCAGTTATTAGATGCATTTCAACTCCGTGTCGGCTCTACAACATGA
- a CDS encoding DEAD/DEAH box helicase: MKLSEAHSQVISELLSIEHKAIADKLGLVETKGNKIDDALMKRSVALLDELSRDSENRKVVIIAAAILWTYRENHWEGLKDFLIVTLCRVGFPPSSIMIDSEFDQRTGRYGGTNSLIDQFAITIHQLNHEIFVGNRKFLVTNFQKSVWDKFDMVKLLGVSAPTSAGKSFIILLKCIDLILKNGGSIIYIVPTLSLVAQVSADFNSQLKAFQLTRYKICTTYNSEDIEQDSVYILTQEKAISAFSQTEQPFQNVAVLVVDEIQNIEKVPFEGDQRAKTLYDTLIEFRHSTTTNLTILSGPRVEGLKQLGVEIFDEREVDEEKTNDSPVASFTYAISKKGSSYSFNQYSDVLTKPNRLTITNSNLIKGYGGARYQNDFIEYLSAFTNNLGEQSRNIIFSPTTSQARNTAVQLAKLKEPTKGFHEVDSLVNYIKETVHNDYDMCSTIPKGIVYHHGKTPSHVRAVVEHAIRNKTISNVVCTTTLMQGVNLPAQNVIMRNPDLAIRAEKGVKPKLTDYEIANLRGRAGRLLKDFIGRTFILEENSFERASEQAELFPEAEKMLRSGYGEKYNQFKKEIQKGLSENVVQNDNNKEYAFLMTYIRQNILRHKENSFQRLMTVGIDIGEDRLQEIYDYLQNQLSIPHDLCYKNRYWDPLDLDALYQRRNLYNIPTAINEINTEQKLTTLLTQILNEFPQYYQRYFNVAEGLLYSACITAKEWMKETPLKQILSTAYFDNSNKIDDRIALIQRDISYGLPMLLKPIYDIKASGNMFLRFIEIGAYMPITRKMIELNIPRETAISLNNQYFRNFNLSDINQQNQIINRLREVKDDVDYWRRIQLEAVV, from the coding sequence ATGAAACTTAGTGAAGCACATAGCCAGGTAATTAGCGAACTACTCTCAATCGAACATAAGGCGATTGCAGACAAACTGGGTTTGGTCGAAACAAAGGGCAATAAGATAGATGATGCATTGATGAAACGATCTGTCGCCCTACTGGATGAGTTATCAAGGGACAGCGAAAACCGCAAGGTAGTAATTATTGCTGCTGCAATATTGTGGACGTACCGGGAAAATCATTGGGAAGGCCTCAAAGATTTTCTTATCGTAACACTTTGCAGGGTTGGCTTTCCTCCCTCCTCCATAATGATAGATTCCGAATTCGATCAAAGAACCGGGAGATATGGCGGCACCAATAGCCTCATCGATCAATTCGCGATTACCATCCATCAATTAAATCATGAGATTTTCGTTGGCAACCGAAAATTCCTTGTCACCAACTTCCAAAAATCCGTTTGGGATAAATTTGATATGGTTAAACTATTGGGCGTTTCGGCTCCCACCTCGGCCGGAAAGTCATTTATTATACTGCTAAAGTGTATTGATCTGATATTGAAAAATGGCGGAAGTATTATCTATATAGTACCAACCTTAAGTCTTGTGGCACAAGTTTCTGCTGACTTCAATTCCCAACTCAAGGCGTTTCAGCTTACCCGCTATAAAATTTGCACAACATACAACTCCGAAGATATTGAGCAGGATAGCGTATATATTTTAACCCAGGAAAAAGCGATTTCTGCTTTTTCACAAACTGAACAGCCATTCCAAAATGTAGCAGTTCTTGTAGTTGATGAAATCCAAAATATAGAAAAGGTGCCGTTTGAGGGAGATCAACGGGCAAAAACGCTCTATGACACGTTGATTGAATTCAGGCATTCAACCACAACTAACTTAACCATCCTCTCTGGTCCCAGGGTTGAGGGTTTAAAGCAACTTGGCGTTGAAATATTCGACGAACGAGAAGTTGACGAAGAAAAAACCAACGATTCTCCCGTTGCAAGTTTCACCTATGCTATATCCAAGAAAGGCAGCAGTTACTCCTTTAACCAATATTCGGATGTACTAACGAAGCCAAACCGGTTGACTATTACAAATTCTAATTTAATAAAAGGTTACGGTGGAGCACGGTACCAGAATGATTTTATAGAGTATCTGTCAGCGTTTACCAACAATCTGGGCGAACAGTCGCGTAACATTATATTTTCCCCCACTACCTCACAAGCCAGAAATACGGCGGTGCAATTAGCTAAGCTAAAGGAACCAACAAAAGGCTTCCACGAGGTCGACAGCCTAGTCAACTACATCAAGGAAACTGTCCACAACGATTACGACATGTGCAGTACGATCCCTAAAGGAATTGTCTACCACCATGGCAAAACTCCATCACATGTTAGGGCTGTTGTGGAACACGCTATTCGCAATAAAACAATATCAAACGTAGTCTGTACGACAACACTTATGCAAGGAGTGAACTTACCAGCACAAAATGTAATCATGAGAAATCCTGATTTGGCAATTAGGGCAGAAAAGGGGGTAAAACCAAAATTAACTGACTATGAGATTGCTAATTTAAGGGGCCGCGCCGGGCGACTGTTAAAAGATTTCATTGGAAGAACGTTTATTCTGGAAGAGAATTCATTTGAACGGGCTTCCGAACAAGCCGAGCTATTCCCTGAAGCGGAAAAAATGCTTCGGTCCGGGTATGGTGAAAAATACAATCAATTTAAAAAGGAAATTCAAAAGGGCTTATCAGAAAATGTTGTCCAGAATGACAATAATAAAGAGTATGCATTTTTAATGACGTACATCCGTCAGAATATTCTTAGGCATAAAGAAAACTCCTTCCAACGTTTGATGACCGTGGGCATTGATATAGGTGAAGATCGACTACAGGAAATTTACGACTACCTGCAGAACCAACTTTCCATTCCTCATGATCTGTGCTATAAAAACCGATATTGGGATCCTTTAGATCTTGATGCACTGTACCAAAGACGCAATCTCTATAATATCCCTACTGCTATAAACGAGATTAATACTGAGCAAAAGCTGACTACTCTCCTTACACAAATTTTGAATGAATTTCCGCAGTATTATCAAAGGTATTTTAACGTTGCGGAAGGGCTACTCTATTCTGCTTGTATTACTGCGAAGGAGTGGATGAAAGAAACACCACTAAAGCAAATATTAAGTACAGCTTATTTCGACAATTCAAATAAAATAGATGACAGGATAGCGCTGATACAAAGGGATATCTCATATGGCCTACCTATGCTGCTCAAACCTATTTATGATATTAAGGCATCCGGGAACATGTTTCTGCGCTTTATAGAAATCGGTGCATATATGCCTATAACAAGAAAAATGATAGAGCTGAATATACCACGAGAAACGGCCATTAGCCTCAACAATCAATATTTCAGAAATTTTAATTTGAGTGATATCAATCAGCAAAACCAAATTATTAACCGGCTGCGAGAAGTTAAAGATGATGTGGATTACTGGCGGCGTATTCAGTTAGAAGCTGTTGTTTGA
- a CDS encoding DUF5677 domain-containing protein: MTEKNEYLEQLNKLQNYHDFALDISEATAGKKNIPWHLVRGHQLFNRLNMTCLSAIRLMPYNRQFPTDRVFWDFFSIASLTRNFVENYYALFYIAVDSIESPEREFRLLLLTFHLNNEKYKFFNECDPSDPLLKDFETNLPIDKQKLQAHPFFKKLDKQKQNGVLKGVRAKYLSNDEIAKRIGHDTSEFKPLYRFFSNQVHSTPWAFYTQSNIRGRGLENEVELAYTTTAIQLITKYLMAAILDMTALFPECLDLIDKRKLKTITADFKRFSTAEL; this comes from the coding sequence ATGACCGAAAAAAATGAATATTTAGAACAGCTAAATAAACTTCAGAATTACCACGATTTTGCCCTAGACATTTCAGAGGCAACCGCTGGTAAAAAGAATATTCCTTGGCATTTGGTCAGGGGACACCAGCTGTTCAATAGGTTAAACATGACCTGTTTGAGCGCCATACGCTTGATGCCCTATAATAGACAGTTTCCGACTGACAGGGTATTCTGGGATTTCTTTTCAATAGCCTCTTTAACGAGAAACTTCGTTGAAAATTATTATGCTCTTTTTTATATCGCCGTCGATTCTATCGAGAGCCCCGAACGTGAATTCAGGCTGTTATTGCTAACCTTCCACCTGAACAATGAAAAGTACAAATTCTTTAACGAATGCGACCCTTCTGATCCCCTTTTGAAGGATTTTGAGACGAATCTTCCCATAGACAAACAAAAACTCCAGGCCCATCCTTTCTTTAAAAAATTGGATAAACAAAAGCAGAATGGTGTTCTGAAAGGAGTACGGGCAAAGTACCTTTCGAATGACGAAATAGCTAAACGTATAGGCCATGATACTAGTGAATTTAAGCCGTTATATAGATTCTTCTCAAATCAAGTTCATTCTACTCCGTGGGCATTTTACACGCAGTCTAATATACGTGGAAGAGGCCTTGAAAATGAAGTAGAGCTGGCATATACCACCACGGCTATACAATTAATTACTAAATACTTAATGGCAGCAATTCTGGACATGACGGCATTGTTTCCTGAGTGTCTTGATTTGATCGATAAAAGGAAGCTAAAGACTATTACTGCCGATTTCAAACGTTTTTCAACTGCAGAGCTATGA